A genomic segment from Lutzomyia longipalpis isolate SR_M1_2022 chromosome 3, ASM2433408v1 encodes:
- the LOC129793134 gene encoding uncharacterized protein LOC129793134, translating to MERRSFRYSSSYYRKIDALRKSLNNTYNTNQVLNISVGNDIAEENETSMDIDFEEENINLDYSSDENTEDEEEYNTPDLHNDIHIWAIEHDIKHDALTKLLHILRQFPMFQYLPLDARTILETPRHIDVKPMGNGEMWYHGVKTVVCKQLEQLNIDNLPKISIRFHVDGLQVFKSSKIDVWPILCAIDELPNIPPQVVAIYCGNGKPSCVSEYFEKFIPDVQDLIRNGLKIGMHHIIVSIKSFLCDLPARAFVKGTVYYNHRYGCSKCTVEGENDPGPRMSYPTLNAPKRTNESFRRRQDPSHHHETSIIEELPIDMITAFPVSDDLHLLHLGVMKRLVLGWMEGKFNYHSKWPAAITKKVSRRLVKLNYYRPKELHRNIRDLNEISRWKATEWRTFLMYTGVVILKDILKEDVFYNFLLLFCSVTICESRHYHHLLPVAEAMLQEFVKTYIQLYGRDQIVMNIHSIIHVVDDVRNHGPLLSMSTYPFENELQSIKKKVRNGNRPLVQIARRQMEKSYVDLLKAKKVKVYPKLDKKISNSHELDECSGTYKALDLRKDFTLKGDHKNCWFMNYSNEIVRVINITQHNSEIVIYGQKVREISDYFTQVIKSSTLNIYCSSDLVYDRKRIYKLSEIKCKMFGMEHKSKTIFIPLLHTLFYTL from the exons atggaaCGAAGATCATTCAGATATAGTTCAAGCtattatagaaaaattgaTGCATTgcgaaaaagtttaaataataCGTATAATACTAATCAAGTTTTAAATATAAGTGTCGGCAATGACAttgcagaagaaaatgagaCTTCAATGGACATTGATTTTGAAG AAGAGAATATTAATTTGGATTATTCATCAGATGAAAATACTGAAGATGAGGAGGAATATAATACACCAGATCTGCATAATGATATTCATATCTGGGCAATCGAGCATGACATAAAACATGACGCACTTACAAAATTATTGCATATTTTGAGACAATTTCCAATGTTTCAATATCTACCTTTAGATGCGCGTACAATCTTAGAAACACCAAGGCATATAGATGTGAAGCCAATGGGAAACGGAGAAATGTGGTATCATGGAGTTAAAACCGTTGTCTGTAAACAACTTGAACAACTGAATATAGACAATTTACCAAAAATATCAATCAGGTTTCATGTAGATGGTCTTCAAgtatttaaaagctcaaagatTGATGTATGGCCAATATTATGTGCCATTGATGAGCTTCCTAATATTCCACCACAAGTTGTTGCAATCTATTGTGGAAACGGTAAGCCTTCCTGTGTGTCGGaatactttgaaaaatttattccagaTGTTCAGGATCTAATAAGGAATGGTTTGAAGATTGGCATGCACCATATTATAGTCTCTATTAAGAGCTTTTTGTGTGATCTTCCCGCGCGAGCATTTGTTAAag gtaCCGTGTATTATAATCACAGATATGGATGCAGTAAATGCACagttgaaggagaaaatgatCCAg GACCACGAATGAGCTATCCTACATTGAATGCTCCTAAGAGAACTAATGAAAGTTTTAGGAGACGTCAAGATCCCTCGCATCACCATGAAACATCTATTATTGAAGAATTGCCAATCGACATGATTACAGCATTTCCAGTTTCCGATGATCTTCATTTACTGCACCTAGGTGTTATGAAAAGATTAGTTTTAGGTTGGATGGaaggtaaatttaattaccaCTCAAAATGGCCAGCTGCAATTACTAAAAAAGTCTCTAGAAGGTTGGTTAAGCTTAATTATTACAGACCAAAAGAACTTCATCGTAATATCAGAGATTTGAATGAGATTTCTAGATGGAAGGCAACTGAGTGGCGAACTTTCCTTATGTATACCGGTgttgtaattttaaaagatattctcaaagaagatgttttttataatttcttattaCTTTTCTGTAGTGTAACAATTTGCGAATCTCGTCATTATCACCACTTACTGCCAGTTGCGGAAGCCATGTTacaagaatttgtaaaaacatATATACAGCTCTATGGTCGCGATCAAATTGTTATGAATATTCACAGCATCATACACGTGGTTGATGACGTTCGAAATCATGGGCCATTATTATCCATGTCTACTTATCCCTTTGAAAACGAATTgcaaagtattaaaaaaaaagtgagaaatggAAATCGTCCACTCGTTCAAATTGCTCGAAGACaaatggaaaaatcttatGTGGACTTgctaaaagcaaaaaaggtTAAAGTATATCCAAAGTTGGACAAAAAGATATCAAATTCACACGAACTCGATGAATGTTCTGGTACCTATAAGGCCCTAGacttaagaaaagattttacacTAAAGGGTGATCATAAAAATTGTTGGTTTATGAATTACTCAAATGAAATTGTCAGAGTTATAAATATTACACAGCACAATTCAGAAATTGTTATTTATGGTCAAAAGGTACGAGAAATTTCAGATTATTTTACTCAAGTTATTAAATCATCAACcttgaatatttattgctCCTCAGATTTAGTTTATGatagaaagagaatttataaattgtctgaaattaaatgtaaaatgtttggTATGGAACATAAGTCtaagacaatttttattccGCTTTTACATACCCTCTTTTATACCCTTTAA